In Herbinix luporum, a single window of DNA contains:
- a CDS encoding UDP-N-acetylmuramoyl-L-alanyl-D-glutamate--2,6-diaminopimelate ligase, with amino-acid sequence MYLNELLEKLEYTCLQGDAHILVTDLVYDSRKVKKGSVFVCIEGAVADGHDYIPDVVEKGAAAIVISKDVNLPKNVTVIRVDNSRRVLAYMSAAYFDHPAKKLITIGITGTKGKTTTAYMIKSILENTGIKTGLIGTIETIIGDEIIPANNTTPESYIIQETFAKMVDKGIKCVVMEASSQGLMQNRMDGFTFDFGVFTNLGYDHIGANEHKDFNDYLNCKSKLFRQCKIGLINIDDKYAKDILKDHTCKVETFGFSENADIYAANVELVHKPGYLGVAYKVNGLMNFDVAIDIPGKFNVLNSLCAIAICRHFNVSEDDIVKALKKIKVRGRVELVPLPGNYSVMIDYAHNAMSLKSLLTTIREYNPKRLVCVFGCGGNRSKDRRFLMGEISSNLADLTVVTSDNPRFEEPEDIIKDIVTGVKKGPGKYVTITDRREAIKYCIDNAMEGDVIIIAGKGHEDYQEIKGVKYHMDDRELVKEAYFGNR; translated from the coding sequence ATGTATTTGAATGAATTATTGGAAAAATTAGAATACACTTGTCTGCAGGGGGATGCACATATTTTGGTCACAGATTTAGTGTATGATTCTAGAAAGGTTAAGAAAGGTTCTGTTTTTGTATGTATTGAAGGTGCCGTAGCCGATGGCCATGATTATATTCCGGACGTAGTAGAAAAAGGTGCAGCAGCCATAGTTATCTCCAAGGATGTTAACTTGCCTAAAAATGTTACGGTTATAAGAGTTGATAATAGCAGGAGGGTCCTGGCTTATATGTCAGCCGCATACTTTGACCATCCTGCAAAGAAGCTTATTACAATCGGTATTACAGGTACCAAGGGCAAGACCACCACAGCCTATATGATTAAGTCAATCTTGGAAAATACGGGAATTAAGACAGGCTTAATAGGTACTATTGAGACTATTATTGGTGATGAGATTATTCCTGCTAATAATACAACTCCGGAATCCTACATTATTCAAGAAACCTTTGCCAAGATGGTGGATAAAGGTATTAAGTGCGTAGTTATGGAGGCTTCCTCCCAAGGGTTAATGCAAAATAGGATGGATGGATTTACCTTTGACTTTGGTGTGTTTACTAATTTAGGATATGACCATATAGGGGCTAATGAACATAAGGACTTTAACGACTATCTTAACTGTAAAAGCAAGTTGTTTAGGCAGTGTAAGATAGGCCTTATTAATATAGATGATAAATATGCTAAGGATATTCTAAAAGATCATACCTGTAAGGTGGAGACTTTCGGATTTTCTGAAAATGCAGATATATATGCCGCTAATGTTGAACTGGTTCACAAGCCCGGATATTTAGGAGTTGCTTATAAAGTTAATGGTCTTATGAATTTTGATGTTGCCATTGATATCCCGGGTAAGTTTAATGTATTAAATTCTTTATGTGCCATAGCTATATGCAGGCATTTTAATGTAAGTGAAGATGATATTGTTAAAGCCTTAAAGAAAATTAAGGTTAGGGGTAGGGTGGAATTGGTTCCCTTACCCGGTAATTATTCAGTGATGATAGATTATGCCCATAATGCCATGAGCTTAAAGAGTCTGCTTACTACCATAAGAGAATATAATCCTAAGCGGTTAGTCTGTGTCTTTGGTTGTGGAGGGAACCGTTCTAAGGATAGAAGATTCCTTATGGGTGAGATTTCATCTAATCTGGCAGACCTTACAGTCGTAACCTCAGATAATCCTAGATTTGAAGAGCCGGAAGATATTATTAAGGATATTGTTACCGGAGTTAAAAAAGGGCCGGGCAAATATGTTACAATAACTGATAGAAGAGAAGCTATCAAGTATTGTATTGATAATGCCATGGAAGGTGATGTTATTATAATTGCCGGAAAGGGTCATGAGGATTATCAGGAAATTAAGGGCGTAAAATACCACATGGATGATAGGGAACTGGTAAAAGAAGCTTACTTTGGTAACAGATAG
- a CDS encoding DUF4279 domain-containing protein has protein sequence MKPRIIAKLILYFEKDFDIENINELVQLLPSVSKRISSSNLNPINRMHNSGFLEIQSDEIESYDVVDAQNALLSLTHNHLDNIKHAIEKYDGEAIYRFFISINEDNFPALMFDEEFLSDVNYLNSKLDIVFTTYQGI, from the coding sequence ATGAAGCCTAGAATAATTGCAAAACTCATATTATATTTTGAGAAAGATTTCGACATTGAGAATATTAATGAACTAGTACAGCTACTTCCATCTGTTTCAAAAAGAATATCTAGCAGCAATTTAAATCCTATTAATAGGATGCATAATAGTGGATTTTTGGAGATTCAATCAGATGAAATTGAAAGCTATGATGTAGTGGATGCTCAAAATGCGTTACTAAGTCTAACTCACAATCATTTGGATAACATAAAACATGCTATCGAAAAGTATGATGGTGAGGCTATTTATAGGTTTTTCATAAGCATAAATGAAGACAATTTTCCGGCACTTATGTTTGATGAAGAATTTTTATCTGATGTTAATTATTTGAATTCTAAATTAGATATAGTATTCACCACATATCAGGGTATCTAA
- a CDS encoding ABC transporter ATP-binding protein → MSEIIRFNNVVKKFDDKIVLDDISFSIDQGDIFGYLGPNGAGKTTTIRMMLGILQPNEGNIVMCNMNSNSAKLRKKIGFCLDDEGLYPDLTANENMEFYDRIYNSAKDRKKRISNLLEMFQIEEYGDKLVSEFSKGMKRRLGLAKALINKPEILILDEPTNGLDPDGQFLIKKIFRSIAKETTIFFSSHNLSDVEDICTKVAIIKRKLLYCDKISNISSATQEVIIISSKDSDYINIYKEFIANYKIKNYEIVDNKLNITITTDQKDEMIRNILNQGLNIDSVYQIKNKIENLYFDLLKGESK, encoded by the coding sequence TTGAGTGAAATTATTAGATTTAATAATGTAGTTAAAAAATTTGATGATAAAATAGTTTTAGATGATATCTCTTTTTCTATTGATCAAGGAGATATATTCGGATATTTAGGACCTAATGGAGCAGGTAAGACAACAACTATAAGAATGATGTTAGGTATCTTACAACCTAATGAAGGAAATATTGTGATGTGCAATATGAATAGTAACAGTGCTAAATTAAGAAAAAAAATAGGCTTTTGTCTGGATGATGAAGGACTATATCCAGATCTTACGGCCAATGAGAATATGGAGTTTTATGATAGGATTTATAATTCAGCTAAAGACAGAAAAAAACGTATCTCCAATTTGTTAGAGATGTTTCAAATCGAAGAGTATGGAGATAAACTAGTATCCGAATTCTCAAAAGGAATGAAAAGGCGATTAGGACTAGCGAAAGCATTAATAAATAAACCAGAAATACTAATTTTGGACGAGCCTACCAATGGCTTGGATCCTGATGGACAGTTTTTAATAAAAAAAATTTTTAGAAGTATTGCAAAAGAAACTACTATATTTTTCAGTTCACATAATTTGAGTGATGTAGAAGATATTTGTACTAAGGTAGCAATTATAAAAAGAAAACTTTTGTATTGTGACAAGATATCAAATATATCCAGTGCCACACAGGAGGTAATCATTATCAGTAGTAAGGATAGTGATTATATAAATATATATAAAGAGTTTATCGCTAATTATAAAATAAAAAATTATGAGATAGTTGACAATAAATTAAACATTACAATTACTACAGATCAAAAGGACGAGATGATACGAAATATTCTAAACCAAGGTTTAAATATTGACAGTGTATATCAAATAAAGAATAAAATCGAAAATTTATATTTTGATTTGTTAAAAGGAGAGAGTAAATAG
- a CDS encoding CPBP family intramembrane glutamic endopeptidase, with protein sequence MKRKLSILLTAIFAVLIYIIIQSGVQFIYTFVIYFQNISHDTELSGAALKAIFSMKQKKELLSLVAIILTSIIFYYKYYKDNTIRKIANITLKKCGIKQIIHMIITGISVTVLLYMIMLFLLEQGMVPNEEINLMEMSQSNLILAVITVGVIVPIFEELLFRGLVYGSFKHIFNPWLAITIQGAIFAFIHKSGVQCVYTFLLGIIVALYYHWNKNMIYCFVIHIIFNIFGTYILPYFFWSKDKIIFFTVTASILFIVSLLWQRKLIDVTQ encoded by the coding sequence ATGAAAAGAAAACTTAGCATACTTCTAACAGCTATATTTGCTGTGTTGATATATATAATAATTCAGTCAGGGGTTCAATTTATATATACCTTTGTGATATATTTTCAAAATATATCCCATGATACAGAATTGTCAGGGGCTGCTTTAAAAGCAATTTTTAGTATGAAACAGAAGAAGGAGCTATTATCACTGGTTGCTATTATTTTAACTAGCATTATTTTTTATTATAAATACTATAAAGATAATACTATTAGAAAAATTGCGAATATTACTTTAAAAAAATGCGGTATAAAGCAAATCATTCATATGATTATTACAGGTATTTCAGTTACAGTATTATTATACATGATTATGCTATTCTTGTTAGAACAAGGGATGGTTCCAAATGAGGAAATAAACTTAATGGAAATGTCACAATCTAACCTAATATTAGCTGTTATTACTGTAGGAGTTATAGTACCGATTTTTGAAGAATTATTATTCCGTGGATTAGTTTATGGGTCTTTTAAGCACATTTTTAATCCTTGGTTAGCAATTACTATTCAGGGTGCAATTTTTGCATTTATTCATAAAAGTGGAGTACAATGTGTATATACATTTCTTTTGGGCATCATTGTAGCCTTATACTATCATTGGAATAAAAATATGATCTATTGTTTTGTTATACATATTATTTTTAATATATTTGGTACCTATATTTTACCGTATTTCTTTTGGTCAAAAGATAAAATAATATTTTTTACCGTAACTGCATCAATACTATTTATCGTTAGTTTACTATGGCAAAGAAAGTTAATAGATGTAACCCAATGA